In Erigeron canadensis voucher CCANA20171209 chloroplast, complete genome, one DNA window encodes the following:
- the psbA gene encoding photosystem II protein D1 has protein sequence MTAILERRESESLWGRFCNWITSTENRLYIGWFGVLMIPTLLTATSVFIIAFIAAPPVDIDGIREPVSGSLLYGNNIISGAIIPTSAAIGLHFYPIWEAASVDEWLYNGGPYELIVLHFLLGVACYMGREWELSFRLGMRPWIAVAYSAPVAAATAVFLIYPIGQGSFSDGMPLGISGTFNFMIVFQAEHNILMHPFHMLGVAGVFGGSLFSAMHGSLVTSSLIRETTENESANEGYRFGQEEETYNIVAAHGYFGRLIFQYASFNNSRSLHFFLAAWPVVGIWFTALGISTMAFNLNGFNFNQSVVDSQGRVINTWADIINRANLGMEVMHERNAHNFPLDLAAIEAPSTNG, from the coding sequence ATGACTGCAATTTTAGAGAGACGCGAAAGCGAAAGCCTATGGGGTCGCTTCTGTAACTGGATAACCAGCACCGAAAACCGTCTTTACATTGGATGGTTTGGCGTTTTGATGATCCCTACCTTATTGACCGCAACTTCTGTATTTATTATCGCCTTCATTGCTGCTCCTCCAGTAGATATTGATGGTATTCGTGAACCTGTTTCTGGATCTCTACTTTATGGAAACAATATTATTTCGGGTGCCATTATTCCTACTTCTGCAGCTATAGGTTTGCATTTTTACCCAATATGGGAAGCAGCATCTGTTGATGAATGGTTATACAATGGTGGTCCTTATGAACTAATTGTTCTACACTTCTTACTTGGTGTAGCTTGTTACATGGGTCGTGAGTGGGAACTTAGTTTCCGTCTGGGTATGCGACCTTGGATTGCTGTTGCATATTCAGCTCCTGTTGCAGCTGCGACTGCTGTTTTCTTGATCTACCCAATTGGTCAAGGAAGCTTTTCTGATGGTATGCCTCTAGGAATTTCTGGTACTTTCAACTTCATGATTGTATTCCAGGCTGAGCACAACATCCTTATGCACCCATTTCACATGCTAGGCGTAGCTGGTGTATTCGGCGGCTCCCTATTTAGTGCTATGCATGGTTCTTTGGTAACCTCTAGTTTGATCAGGGAAACCACAGAAAATGAATCTGCTAACGAAGGTTACAGATTCGGTCAAGAAGAAGAAACTTATAATATCGTAGCCGCTCACGGTTATTTTGGCCGATTGATCTTCCAATATGCTAGTTTCAACAACTCTCGTTCTTTACATTTCTTCCTAGCTGCTTGGCCTGTAGTAGGTATCTGGTTCACTGCTTTAGGTATCAGCACTATGGCTTTCAACCTAAATGGTTTCAATTTCAACCAATCAGTAGTTGATAGTCAAGGCCGTGTAATTAACACTTGGGCTGATATCATTAACCGTGCTAACCTTGGTATGGAAGTTATGCATGAACGTAATGCTCACAATTTCCCTCTAGACTTAGCTGCTATTGAAGCTCCATCTACAAATGGATAA
- the matK gene encoding maturase K — MDKFQSYLGLDRSQQHYFLYPLIFQEYIYVLAHDHGLNRSILLENAGYDNKSSLLLVKRLIIRMYEQNHLILSVNDSKQTPFLGQTLLFYSQIMSEVSSIIMEIPLSLRLKSSLERKGVVQSENLRSIHSIFSFLEDNFSHLNYVLDILIPYPAHLEILVQALRYWIKDASSLHLLRFFLHQCHNWDSLITSNSKKASSSFSKSKRNQRLFFFLYTFHVCEYESGFLFLRNQSSHLRSTSSGALIERIYFYGKREHFPRAFQANLWLFKDPFMHYVRYQGKSILALKGTFLLMNKWKVYFVNFWKSFFCLWSQPGRIYINQLSNHSLDFLGYHSSVRLKLSMVRSQMLENAFLIDNAIKKFDTLVPIMPLIGSLAKSKFCNALGHPIGKAVWADLSDSDIIERFGRIHRNLSHYHSGSSKKKSLYQVKYILRLSCARTLARKHKSTVRAFLKRFGSELLEEFFTEEEQVFSLTFPRVSSILRRLSRRRIWYLDIICINDLVNHE; from the coding sequence ATGGATAAATTCCAAAGCTATTTAGGGCTAGATAGATCTCAACAACACTACTTCTTATATCCACTTATCTTTCAGGAGTATATTTATGTACTTGCTCATGATCATGGTTTAAATAGATCCATTTTGTTGGAAAATGCAGGTTATGACAATAAATCCAGCTTACTTCTTGTGAAACGTTTAATCATTCGAATGTATGAACAGAATCATTTGATTCTTTCTGTTAATGACTCTAAACAGACTCCTTTTTTGGGGCAGACCCTTCTTTTTTATTCGCAAATAATGTCAGAGGTTTCTTCAATCATTATGGAAATTCCATTGTCTCTGCGATTAAAATCTTCCCTAGAAAGGAAAGGGGTAGTTCAATCCGAAAATTTACGATCAATTCATTCAATATTTTCTTTTTTAGAGGACAACTTTTCACATTTAAATTATGTATTAGATATACTAATACCTTACCCAGCCCATCTGGAAATATTAGTTCAGGCTCTTCGCTATTGGATAAAAGATGCTTCCTCTTTGCATTTATTAAGATTCTTTCTCCATCAGTGTCATAATTGGGATAGTCTTATTACTTCAAATTCAAAGAAAGCCAGTTCTTCTTTTTCAAAATCAAAAAGAAATCAGAGATTATTCTTCTTCCTATATACTTTTCATGTATGTGAATATGAATCCGGCTTCCTCTTTCTCCGTAACCAATCTTCTCACTTACGATCAACATCTTCTGGAGCCCTTATTGAACGAATTTATTTCTATGGAAAAAGAGAGCACTTTCCCAGGGCTTTTCAAGCAAATTTATGGTTGTTCAAAGATCCTTTCATGCATTATGTTAGGTATCAAGGAAAATCCATTCTTGCTTTAAAAGGGACGTTTCTTCTGATGAATAAATGGAAAGTTTACTTTGTCAATTTCTGGAAATCCTTTTTTTGCCTGTGGTCTCAACCAGGAAGGATTTATATAAACCAATTATCCAATCATTCGCTTGACTTTCTGGGTTATCATTCAAGTGTGCGGCTAAAGCTTTCAATGGTACGTAGTCAAATGTTAGAAAATGCGTTTCTAATCGATAATGCTATTAAGAAGTTTGATACTCTTGTTCCAATTATGCCTCTGATTGGATCATTGGCTAAATCGAAATTTTGTAACGCATTGGGGCATCCTATTGGTAAGGCGGTTTGGGCCGATTTATCAGATTCTGATATTATTGAGCGCTTTGGGCGTATACACAGAAATCTTTCTCATTATCATAGTGGCTCTTCAAAAAAAAAGAGTTTGTATCAAGTAAAGTATATACTTCGCCTTTCTTGCGCTAGAACTTTAGCTCGTAAGCATAAAAGTACTGTACGTGCTTTTTTGAAAAGATTTGGTTCGGAATTATTGGAAGAATTTTTTACGGAAGAAGAACAGGTTTTTTCCTTGACCTTTCCAAGAGTTTCTTCTATTTTGCGAAGGTTATCTAGAAGGCGGATTTGGTATTTGGATATTATTTGTATCAATGATTTGGTCAATCATGAATGA